The sequence below is a genomic window from Candidatus Cloacimonadota bacterium.
GAACAATCCTTCTCACATGGATGGGTATGAGAAACTCTTCTTTTTATATCGTGTTGCCCAAACGCCCCAAGACGAAATCATACGAGATCAGCAGAAGTATCTTTCAAAATTTGATGAAATGCACGTATCCGATAGTGTGGCATTGCAGGTTGAATATATGTATTTATCTGCACTGGATGATACAACTTCATCGGCTTTGCTTGAAAGGATAATTGCAGAATATCCATACTGCATAGTAGTAAATGAGCATGCACAGGAGCAGGTCTTTAATTATGCAGTGATGAGAGATGATTCTACTAGAGCACTTGGTTTAGAGGAATTTTTGGTTACTTTTCCGAATAATATTTGGTCTCCGCTTGCCTGGCGGTATCTTCTTTATTCTTATGACAACCTGAAGAATGAGGAGAAACTTGATTCTGTGTTAACAATCATTGAGAATAAATTTCAGAACGATGCCCGGATGGTCAATACTGCTTCACGTTACTATCTGGACAGAAAAGAAAATCTGAATGAGCAAGAGATCATACTACGAACTATTATTGATTCTTTAGATAACGCTGAATGGGAAACGAGTTTTTATTTCTTTGGCGACAAATCCAAGGGTGAACAATTGGCGACATATCGATTGACGCTTGCTGAGTTATTATTTGAACAGGAAAAATATTATGAAGCATTTGATGTACTAACAGCAATTCCATCCAAAGATCTTCTTGCACAGCACTATTATCTTATGGGAAAGATCGAGCATCAGTTCGGAAGAGATGCCCAGGCATTTGATTATGTTCTTCATGCTGTCATCATGGGAGATGAGCGCAACACATGGACACCAAAAGCAGACTCTCTCCTTCATGAACTCTACGCAGAACTTTCTGATGGGGGAAGGGCTTTTCGGAAATTCGTTGACGTATGGGCAAAATATGACGGACCACTCTTTGTGGATGTCACAGAAGAAGCTGGATTAATTGATTGCAGGAAAACACGAATTGCATGGGGTGATTACAATAATGACGGGTATGACGATATCCTTTTGAATGGCAATACTCTTTTAAGAAATAATCAAGATGGTACGTTTATTGATGTCAGCGGAGAAGCAGGTATTTCGGACGGAAATACAAATGGCGGCTTGTGGGCAGACATCGATCGAGATGGCTTTCTCGATTTTTATGCCACTTCATCTTCATCGAATAGGGAAGACAAACTCTGGCTCAATAAAGGAGATGGAACATTTGCTGATATTACATCACTTTCTGACATAGGTGATACTTTGCAAACCGAAGGTGCCGGATGGGGCGACATAAATGGCGACCTGTATCCCGACCTCTATATTGCTAATTATGAACACAGCGGAATCTATGACAAAGAACCGGATTTCCTTTTTATTAATAATACAGACAGCACTTTTTCTGATGTAACAGAAGAACAACAGATTGTTCCACCATTTAATGAAAACCAGGCAGGTAGGGGGGTGAACTGGGGAGATTATAATAATGACGGTTACCTCGATATATTTGTTTCGAATTATCGATTGGATAAGAATTTTCTCTGGAAAAATATCAATGGTGAGCAATTCATCAATGTTGCTCATAAAGTTGGTTTGGAAGGTAACTACGTTGAAGGCTGGTATGGGCATACGATTGGAAGCGAATGGGGCGATTTCGATAATGATGGAGACATGGATTTGATCTGTGCAAACTTGGCACACCCTCGATATATAAAATTTTCTGATATGACCCAGCTCTTTGTGAACGATCTCAAAAAGAGCCGATTTTATGATATACGTGAATTAGCAGGTATTACCTATGACGAATGCCACAGCGATCCCTCGTGGGGAGATGTGAACGGCGACGGCTATCTCGATCTTTTCATTACATCGATCTATCCAAACAGGAGGAGTTACCTTTACCTGAACAATGCCGACAGAACTTTTACTGACATAACCTATCTTGCCGGGGTGAGAACCTTCAACTCTTGGGGAGCAGCATTTTCGGATTATGATAATGACGGAGACATCGACCTGTTGGTATGCAGTAGTGAAGGAATTCATCTGTTCAGAAATGATTCGACACCAAAACATTGGCTCAAAGTTAAGATCGTCGATAAAAACGGGCACACACCTATTGTTGGTACAAGGGTCGAGGTTGTGCAAAATGGTATGAAACAAATCCGCGATATCGAAGGTGGAAAAGGCACCACGAACCAGCACAGCATGGTTCAGTATTTTGGATTTCCATCAAGCGGTAATGTGTCAGTGAATGTATCTTTTCTCGATGGAACTGAACGAAAACTGACGGAGCAAGAAATAAATCAGACAATAATTATACAATACTAACAAAAATCTCTACTACATACTACAAAACCCCAGCTTGGAAACGAGATTGTTATAATGCAAATAAATTTTAGCCCGATCCTGCTACGCATGATCGACCTTCTTCTGCCGAGGAGAAGGATAGCGGAATTTCGACATCTCTAACTGTTTTTCAGTGCAATCAGCCCAATCAGCGTTATTCTGCATAGTATTCTACTTTTCCAACTCCAAATTTTGATTTTCATTTTATGAAGTGAAACTGTGAAAAATCCAACAAAATTGACATAAAAATATCTCCTTCTGAGATACCTTCAAAGGAACATCATATATGAATATCGAAAAACAAATCAACAACCTGGAATGGCTGAGAAAAAGCATCATTGGTAGAAATGTGCCTTTTGAAACTCCCTTTGGAACAAAGCCGCTGGTCTATGCAGACTACACTGCAAGTGGTCGCGGAATTGATTTCATCGAAGATTATGTGAAATACATTCTGCAATTCTATGCCAATACTCATACGGAAGATGACCTCACGGGTAAAACCATGTCGGATTTGCTTCATAAAGCAGAAGCAACAATTAAAAATATGGTTCACGCTGGTGAACATGGAAAGGTTATCTTTACTGGAACCGGTGCAACAGGCGGCATTACTCGACTTCAGCAAATTCTCGGTGTTTACTGGTCACCGGCAACAAGGGAAAAAGTACATGAGTTCCTCAATAGCTGTATAGACCATCAAAAAGAGAACCATGCACAATGCCATGAACGACTTCTTCAATATATTGAACAACATAAACCGATCGTTTTTGTGGGGCCATACGAGCATCATTCAAATGAGATCATGTGGCGGCAGACGCTGTGCGAAGTAGTGGAAATACCTCTCGATGCAAAAGGAGAGCTTAATCTGCATGCCCTCGAAGAACAGGTTTCTGATCCAAAGTATAAAGACAGAACAAAAATCGGTTCATTCTCTGCAGCATCAAATGTGACTGGCATACGAACTCCAGTGTATGACGTCGCCAGAATCCTTCATGAAAATGATGCGCTTGCCTGTTTTGATTTTGCAGCATGCGCACCCTATATCGAAATCGATATGAATCATGATGAAAACAGCTTCTTTGATGCGATCTTCTTTTCACCGCATAAATTTCTCGGTGGACCTGCTTCATCCGGTATCTTGGTCATCAATGAGAGGATTTACCGGAACGACCTCCCCCCAACCATTGCTGCTGGAGGAACCGTTCGATATGTAACCAAGGATAAAGAATGCTACATCGAGGATATTGAGACTCGTGAAAAACCGGGAACTCCGGGAATTCTTCAGGCAATTCGTTCGTCTATGGTCATGATTCTGAAGGACAAAGTTGGCACAGATACTATCGATTCAATCGAAGAGTACTATACAAGAAAGTTTTTTGATAAATTTGGAAAGAATGAAAATATCGTGATATATGGTCCAGATGATCCGAAGAAGAAACTTGGTATTATTGCATTTAATATCAGGCATAAAGATCGACGACTTCATCCTAAATTTGTCACGCAGCTTCTTAACGATCTTTTCGGCATTCAGACACGAGCAGGCTGCTCCTGTGCAGGACCCTACGGACATCAACTGCTTCATGTCGATGACTTGCATGCAAAGATGTATCGATGTATGAGCGGCATCATCAAATATGAAGGTCTGAAACCCGGCTGGGTACGATTCAATGCTCATTACTCATTGTCAGAACCTGAGTTTCAGTATATCCTCGATGCGATTCAGTTTGTGGTCGATCATGGATATATGTTTCTTTCTTTGTACGAATTCGACATCAAATCCGGAAGCTGGTCACACATCGATCGTGATTTTAAGAATTTTGAATTAGATTTCAGTTACGATGCAATAAAAGAGAAAAAGCAGGTTTTCAGACCAGATATAAACGAAGGGGTAGGATTTCAGAATAATCTGAAACAAGCGGATGATATTGCTAAAAAATTAAAGGAAGATTCAATTGAGACGAGATACATTACTATGGATGACGACATTGAACGGGGCATGACATTTTATGTGATCAATATGAAACAAAAGAAGTAAAAGGTTTGTTAATGAAAAAAAGAGCAGTCATAAGCGTATCGGATAAAACGGGCATTGTTGACTTTGCACGGAAACTTGTGAACCTGGATTTTGAAATAATCTCAACCGGCGGGACATATAAAGAGTTGCAAGAAAACGGGATCCCTGTAATAAAAGTATCAGACGTAACGGGATTCCCAGAAATAATGAACGGACGTGTAAAGACACTCCATCCTGCAATCCATGGAGGAATCCTTGCTGATAAGCATAATCCCGAACACTTGAAAGCATTGCAGGAACACAATATCCAACCAATTGTTCTCGTCGTTGTGAATCTCTACCCGTTCAGGAAAACCATTTCAAATCCAGATGTAACCGAAGCAGAAGCAATCGAGCAGATAGATATCGGAGGTCCCACAATGGTTCGTGCTGCTGGAAAGAATTTTGGTAGTATAACTATTGTTGTCGATCAAAATGATTATGATATCATTATTAATGAATTGAAAAACAAGGGAGAAGTTGATCTCGAAACACGAAGGAATCTAGCAAAAAAAGCATTCCAGCATACTGCTGAATATGATAGCTATATTTCAAATTATTTTTCGAAAATATGTAATGAAGAACTTCCAACACATCTTTCCATCTCGCTCCCTTTACACCAGATACTTCGCTATGGTGAGAATCCTCATCAAATAGCTGGTTTTTATGAAGACGATCCGCTCATTCATCAGCTTCATGGGAAAGAATTATCATTTAATAATCTCCAGGATATCGATGCGGCACTTAAAACGATGATGGAGTTCGAAGATAAGGCGACGATCGGTATCTTCAAACATTGCAACCCATGCGGAATCGGTACTGCGGATACGCTGAAAGAAGCATATGAAAAAGCATTCGCAACTGATACGCAATCACCCTTTGGCGGGATCTTAATCGCAAATCGTCCTCTCGATATAGATGCCGCATTAGAGATAAATAAAATTTTCACCGAAATAATCATTGCTCCTGAATTCCCAGATGAAGTGCTGGAGCGATTGAAAAAGAAGAAAAATCGGAGACTCATTACCTTTGATGCGAACTTATTACAATCTCTAAAAAGAAATAATAATATCAGATCATGTATGAATGGTTTACTTCTTCAAAAAGAGGATATTTCATGTGATGATGAAAAAGCATGGCAAGTCGTCACAGATCGAAAGCCATCTGAAACAGAATGGGAAAAACTAAGATTTGCATGGAAAATAGTGAATCATTTGAAATCAAATGCGATTGCGATCTGCAGAGACGATAGAACGATCGGACTTGGCATGGGACAACCCAGCAGAATAGATTCCACAGAGATCGCACTTTGGAAAGCAAAGAAGTTTGGTTTGAGTGTTCAGGATTGTGCACTCGGTTCGGATGCATTCTTTCCATTCCGCGATACAATAGATACAGTTGCAGAGGAAGGTATTTCATGCATCATCCAGCCCGGTGGTTCGGTTCGGGATGAAGAAGTGATACAGGCATGTAATGAACACGGAATCACGATGGTATTTACGAGTATGAGGCATTTCAGACATTAATGCATCAATGAAGAAAGTAAAGCTCATCATCATTTGCGGTCCTACGGGAGTGGGGAAAACATCATTAGCACTACAACTTGCAGAAAAACTTCCTGTTGAGATCATCTCGGCTGATTCACGACAAATATATAAATGTATGAATATCGGAACTGCGAAACCAACTTCCGAAGAACTCAGATCTGTTCCACATCATCTCATCAATATTATTACACCAGATGAAAAATTTACAGCAGGTGAATTTGTCAAAAGAGCCGATGAAGCAATTGCCCTGATTTACGAAAGAAAGCATATTCCTTTTATTGTTGGTGGTACCGGGTTTTATATCAAGTCACTTTTATATGGACTATGCAAAATTCCAGAAATTCCTGCTGAGATTCGATCGAACCTCAAAAATGAAATCGAGGAAAAAGGTTCGGAAAAGCTTCATGAAGAACTCACTGAAGTTGATCCAATAGCTTCACAAAAGATCGATAAAAATGACGGCAACCGCATCATTCGGGCACTTGAAGTGTATCGTGAAACCGGAATACCTATTTCATCTTACTGGCACAGGGACGCTCTCGAAAAAAGGTATGAGTATTTTACGGTGTATCTTAATGAAGAACGCCAGATTCTTTATGATAAGATCAATAAACGAGTAGATAAGATGATTGCAGATGGACTCTTTGAAGAGTTCAAGGATTTGCTCGATAGGGGATTTGCGCCTCCCGATCCTGGATTAAATTCACTTGGTTATAGAGAATTCATCGACTTCATTGAAGAGAAGCAGGACTGGAACTCGACTATAGAACTCATCAAACAGCATATGAGGAATTATGCAAAAAGACAATGCACATGGTTTAATAAACAGCAAATTGATTTGACAATATCGCCATCCAATCTTACTATATGTGATATAGAAAAAGAAATAAAAAAGTGCCTGGGACTGCGATGAAGCATGTTGCTATAGTTAATAATTATAAAATTTATGAGAGTGATTACAAAGCTGAATTATTTCAGCTTATGCAGGAACAGCATGCAAAAAATGCAAATCAGCAGTTAAAGGAAACAGCGATAAACAATCTCATCGATGCATGTCTTCTCATGGAGGAATCCAATAAATGTGATATCCATGTAGATGAAAGATCAGTACATTTTCAATTTCAGGAAATCCAAAGTAACTATGCTTGTCATGAGGATTTTATTAAAGATCTTGCAGAATCCCATATATCGGTCGATAAGCTTCTGGAAAATATCGGTAATGGACTTCGTATCAAAGAATTTCTCAAGCGTGAATTTCTTGAAGCTTCAGATATTGAACCTGAACGAATACAGGAATATTATGATACCCATAAAGAGCAGCTTCAATATCCAGAACGAGCCAGGATCTGTCATATCCTGATCAGTAATAAAGATCCCCATGCATTTAGAAAGCTTGAAGAAGTAAGTCAGAAATTATTTCAAAAAGAAGATTTTTGCGAACTTGCTATGATGTACTCGGAATGTCCAAGTGCCAAGAAGAATGGCGACCTTGGCTTTGTGAGACGTGGTGATCTTGTCGAAGAACTTGAAAATGCAATATTCTCGCTCGATAAAGAACAAATCGCAGGTCCGATAGCTACTGAATTTGGTTTTCATTTTGTTAAGTTGATAGAAAAAGAAGAACCACGCATCCCATCATATAATGACATAAAAGACTCGCTGAAGAAACAACTCGAAAAGATAACCGGTGAATTGGAATTATTGCAGTTTATCAGGAAGCTAAGAAGTAAAGCAACAATAGAAATTTTTTACGATATGTTATGAAAGGAATGAGGATCTTCCTGATCGTTTTGGATGGAGTTGGTGTTGGTGCATTACCGGACGCTGCATCCTATCACGATGAAGGAAGCAATACCTTATCCAATCTTTCCAAAAAAGTACATGGCATCAACCTGCCAAACCTGCAACAATTAGGTTTAGGAAATATTACACCCATCGAGGGCGTACCTCCAGAAAAAAATTGCATTGGAAATTTCGGCAAAGCGATTGAAGTCTCAGCAGGTAAAGACAGCACAACAGGGCATTGGGAGATCATGGGAGTCGTTAACGAATATCCCTTTCCTACATATCCGAATGGGTTTCCCGATGAAGTTATCGATGCATTTATAGAAAGAACTGGTTGCAAAGGTGTACTTGGCAACAAAGCTGCATCAGGTACAGAGATCATAAACGAACTTGGAGAAGAGCATCTGAAAACCCACTATCCGATTATCTATACCTCTGCCGACAGCATATTCCAAATCGCAGCTCATGAAGATATACTTCCATTGGATGAATTATATAAAATGTGTGAGATTGCTCGTAATAAAATTCTTGTCGGTAAGCATAGAGTCGGTAGGATAATTGCACGACCTTTCATTGGAAAGAAAAATGGTTCATTCGAAAGAACGGGACATCGCAAAGATTTTTCTGTTGATCCACCTTCAGAAACGATCCTGGATATCCTAAAAAAGGAAGGATTTTCAGTCGCCGGAGTTGGAAAGATCGAAGACCTTTTTAACTTCCATGGTCTCACAAAATCGATACACACACCCCATAATCAAGAAGCAATGGACATGATCCTGTCATTCTCAAATTCAATTGAAAATGGTATTATCTTTGCAAACCTTCCGGATTTTGATACAATGTGGGGGCACAGGAATAATGATAGGGATTTTGCCAAAGGTCTCGAAACGTTCGATCGTTGGCTTCCACTGTTATATGATACTTTGAGCGAGAAAGACATCGTGATCCTAACTGCAGACCATGGTTGTGATCCGACAACAAAAAGCACAGATCACTCAAGAGAATATATTCCGATTATTGTGTATGGAAAAGGAATCACACACAGCAAAGACCTCGGTATTCGAAAAACTTTTGCCGATATCGGTGCTACAATTGCTGATATATTCCAGATACCAAATACCGGAAAAGGAACGAGTTTCTGGAATGAAATCAAATGAGGTTTATAATGAGGAAATATTTTTTTCTATTACTGTCACTCCTTGTTCTCACTTCATGTTTGTTCGAATATACTGAGGATGGAGATCTTGATAAGGAGCAGGAGCAGATCAAACAGGTTTTTGTTGATATTTTCAATGAATTCACTATGTTTGATGTGGACGGGATTATGGAGTACTTTAGCAATGATTTTCTGAATGACGGTGTGGATTATTTCGAGGAACGAAATCTCTGGTATGATCGTCTTGGAGCTTCCGTTGAAATTCTATCATACGCAAGCATTCAGATAGATGGAGAACTAGCTTATGTAGCCTTTACAATTGAATGGGATGGCGTTGAGTATTCAATTCCGCTTGATGGCGAATTTACCGATCTTGTCTATTTTAAAAAATTCAGAGAAGGTTGGAAAGTATATGGCAATCAACAGGAGTTCAGCAACACCTATTCGATCAACATAATGACCAATCCAAGCGGGGCTAACCTTTACTTGAACGGGATCAAATTGGATCATACATCTCCCTATTCGCTTCATGACCTTTCCATGGGAAGCTATATCGTTGGAATGTATTTAAAGGGTTATAACGAGGTATGGGAAAATATTTACCTATCTGCTGATACATCCATGTATGTCTATCTGGAATTGCCAACATATCCAATGCCTGAATTCTTTATTGATAATCCTCAAAATGGTGATATCATCAATGGAGATTCGTTCTTCTTGTCCGGATTCGTGAATGATTATCTTGGAAATTACACCATACTCAACATGAATGGCGCAGAACAAACCGTAGAGATCGATGAGTTTGGTAACTTTCATGAATATATTAATGTTTATGATGAGACAAATACCTTCTTCCTTCGTGCAACAAACTCATTTGGTAATACAGGCATATCTGATGATTTAACCGTGTTTCAAGCAGACGATGACCGGACTCTTACGATTTCAGTTACATGGGATACAGATAATACAGATGTAGATCTTCATGTCTGGGATTCTGAGGGTAATCATTGTTATTATGGTGATCTGTATGCAATACCAAATGGTTCGCTAGTAACTGATGATGATGGGTATGGTCCCGAAATTTTCGAACAGCAACCATTAACATATGGTACTTTTACCATAGAAGCACATCTCTTTGATGGCTACGACTATCTCAATCCGACCAGTGCAGAAGTTGAGATAACGCTTGGTGATTCAACCTATTATTACGGTCCCTTTATATTCACTGGAGATGGATATGATGATGGTGCTTGGTGGTATGTCGAAGATTTTGATGTAGAGTAAGGTAAGTTACAGCATAATTCTCAAATCACACTCTTTTTATTCGTTGCGATTCAAGTTCTACATGCCAGAATTGCTTTGCAGCAAAGCTTGAACCGTTGATAGAAATCACTCGACAAACTATTTTATTGTGTCTTTCATAGTTGAATAAATATTAGCTACGATCCGCTTTCAGCACAGCTAGGAATGCTTCCTGCGGAATGCTGACCTGACCGATCTCTTTCATCCTCTTTTTCCCCTTCTTTTGCTTTTCCAGTAATTTTCTTTTTCTTGTAATATCCCCTCCATAACATTTTGCTGTAACATTTTTTCGAAGCGCATTGATCGTACTTCGTGCGATGATTTTACTCCCGATCGATGCTTGAATGGCAATCTTAAATAGATGCCTTGGAATTATATTCGATAACTCTTCTGTTATACTCTTTCCCCACAAATATGCTTTATCAGCGTGGGTTATAAAGGACATCGAATCGACCCGATCTCCATTAACTAAAATATCTACCTTTACCACATCAGAACGCCTGTGTTCTTTATATTCATAATCAAAGGAAGCATATCCTCGGCTGACAGATTTCAGTTTATCATAAAAATCGAAAAGGATTTCAATAAGCGGGAATTCATATTTAATACTGACCCTATCCTCATCGAGATATTCCAAATCTTTCTGGATTCCCCTTCGTTCCTGCGCAAGCTGCATGATGTTGCCGATATACTCGCTTGGAACAAGGATCTCACAACTCATGATCGGTTCTTCAATATAATGAATCGTGGCTTCATCAGGCATCTGTGAAGGATTATCGATGAGAACTTCTTTCCCGTTAGTGAGCACAACCTTGAATTCAACACTTGGAGTGGTTGAGATAATAGGAATGTCATATTCTCTATTAATGCGTTCTTTAAAAATTTCAAGGTGCAGCATACCGAGGAAACCGCACCGAAAACCGAATCCGAGTATTGCAGAATTCTCAGGTTCATATACAAGAGATGTATCGTTCAATTGGAACTTCGCCAGAGCATCTCTGAGACTATTATAATCATCTCCATCCAGAGGATAGATTCCGCTGAAGACCATCGGTTTGGGATTTTTAAATCCAGGCAGTGCTTGTCTTGCTGGATTTTTTGACAGCGTGATCGTGTCTCCGACTTTCGCATCGCGGACACCCTTAATACCAGCAATGATATATCCAACTTCCCCGAATTCCAGCTTGTTACAATGCTCCATCTGAAAAGAAAAATATCCGATATCTTCAATCTCATATTTTTTGTTCGTTGAGTGAAGTAAAATTTCATCACCTTTCTTCAGACAACCATCGAACATACGTATATGAATGATTACACCGCGATACTGGTTGTATTGTGAGTCAAAAATGAGCGCTCGTGTTTCTGGAATGTCGGAGGATGGTGGGGGTACTTTTTCAATGACTTCTTTAAGGATTTCTTCCACACCTGTTCCTTCTTTTGCACTCGTTGCAAGTACTTCTTCATCGAATATACCAAGAAGGTTAGCAAGCTCATGTTTGCGTCTTTCTACATTTGCAGCTGGAAGATCGATTTTATTGATGACAGGAATAATTTCCAGATTGTAATCTAGTCCAATATAAAGGTTGCTCAGTGTCTGTGCTTCGATCCCCTGTGTTGCATCAACGAGCAGGATCGCACCTTCACAGGATGCAATACTTCGCGATACTTCATAGGAAAAATCAACATGCCCCGGTGTGTCTATCAGGTTAAGGATATATTTTTTGCCATTCAGTTCATATTTCATCCTTACCGGATGAGCTTTGATA
It includes:
- a CDS encoding CRTAC1 family protein encodes the protein MKQTIILISISLLIACSGAIPYKNTNKKDWNGLKQVDELIQEHQFNQAKKVLEKYIKNNPSHMDGYEKLFFLYRVAQTPQDEIIRDQQKYLSKFDEMHVSDSVALQVEYMYLSALDDTTSSALLERIIAEYPYCIVVNEHAQEQVFNYAVMRDDSTRALGLEEFLVTFPNNIWSPLAWRYLLYSYDNLKNEEKLDSVLTIIENKFQNDARMVNTASRYYLDRKENLNEQEIILRTIIDSLDNAEWETSFYFFGDKSKGEQLATYRLTLAELLFEQEKYYEAFDVLTAIPSKDLLAQHYYLMGKIEHQFGRDAQAFDYVLHAVIMGDERNTWTPKADSLLHELYAELSDGGRAFRKFVDVWAKYDGPLFVDVTEEAGLIDCRKTRIAWGDYNNDGYDDILLNGNTLLRNNQDGTFIDVSGEAGISDGNTNGGLWADIDRDGFLDFYATSSSSNREDKLWLNKGDGTFADITSLSDIGDTLQTEGAGWGDINGDLYPDLYIANYEHSGIYDKEPDFLFINNTDSTFSDVTEEQQIVPPFNENQAGRGVNWGDYNNDGYLDIFVSNYRLDKNFLWKNINGEQFINVAHKVGLEGNYVEGWYGHTIGSEWGDFDNDGDMDLICANLAHPRYIKFSDMTQLFVNDLKKSRFYDIRELAGITYDECHSDPSWGDVNGDGYLDLFITSIYPNRRSYLYLNNADRTFTDITYLAGVRTFNSWGAAFSDYDNDGDIDLLVCSSEGIHLFRNDSTPKHWLKVKIVDKNGHTPIVGTRVEVVQNGMKQIRDIEGGKGTTNQHSMVQYFGFPSSGNVSVNVSFLDGTERKLTEQEINQTIIIQY
- a CDS encoding PEGA domain-containing protein, with amino-acid sequence MRKYFFLLLSLLVLTSCLFEYTEDGDLDKEQEQIKQVFVDIFNEFTMFDVDGIMEYFSNDFLNDGVDYFEERNLWYDRLGASVEILSYASIQIDGELAYVAFTIEWDGVEYSIPLDGEFTDLVYFKKFREGWKVYGNQQEFSNTYSINIMTNPSGANLYLNGIKLDHTSPYSLHDLSMGSYIVGMYLKGYNEVWENIYLSADTSMYVYLELPTYPMPEFFIDNPQNGDIINGDSFFLSGFVNDYLGNYTILNMNGAEQTVEIDEFGNFHEYINVYDETNTFFLRATNSFGNTGISDDLTVFQADDDRTLTISVTWDTDNTDVDLHVWDSEGNHCYYGDLYAIPNGSLVTDDDGYGPEIFEQQPLTYGTFTIEAHLFDGYDYLNPTSAEVEITLGDSTYYYGPFIFTGDGYDDGAWWYVEDFDVE
- a CDS encoding aminotransferase class V-fold PLP-dependent enzyme, whose translation is MNIEKQINNLEWLRKSIIGRNVPFETPFGTKPLVYADYTASGRGIDFIEDYVKYILQFYANTHTEDDLTGKTMSDLLHKAEATIKNMVHAGEHGKVIFTGTGATGGITRLQQILGVYWSPATREKVHEFLNSCIDHQKENHAQCHERLLQYIEQHKPIVFVGPYEHHSNEIMWRQTLCEVVEIPLDAKGELNLHALEEQVSDPKYKDRTKIGSFSAASNVTGIRTPVYDVARILHENDALACFDFAACAPYIEIDMNHDENSFFDAIFFSPHKFLGGPASSGILVINERIYRNDLPPTIAAGGTVRYVTKDKECYIEDIETREKPGTPGILQAIRSSMVMILKDKVGTDTIDSIEEYYTRKFFDKFGKNENIVIYGPDDPKKKLGIIAFNIRHKDRRLHPKFVTQLLNDLFGIQTRAGCSCAGPYGHQLLHVDDLHAKMYRCMSGIIKYEGLKPGWVRFNAHYSLSEPEFQYILDAIQFVVDHGYMFLSLYEFDIKSGSWSHIDRDFKNFELDFSYDAIKEKKQVFRPDINEGVGFQNNLKQADDIAKKLKEDSIETRYITMDDDIERGMTFYVINMKQKK
- the purH gene encoding bifunctional phosphoribosylaminoimidazolecarboxamide formyltransferase/IMP cyclohydrolase — translated: MKKRAVISVSDKTGIVDFARKLVNLDFEIISTGGTYKELQENGIPVIKVSDVTGFPEIMNGRVKTLHPAIHGGILADKHNPEHLKALQEHNIQPIVLVVVNLYPFRKTISNPDVTEAEAIEQIDIGGPTMVRAAGKNFGSITIVVDQNDYDIIINELKNKGEVDLETRRNLAKKAFQHTAEYDSYISNYFSKICNEELPTHLSISLPLHQILRYGENPHQIAGFYEDDPLIHQLHGKELSFNNLQDIDAALKTMMEFEDKATIGIFKHCNPCGIGTADTLKEAYEKAFATDTQSPFGGILIANRPLDIDAALEINKIFTEIIIAPEFPDEVLERLKKKKNRRLITFDANLLQSLKRNNNIRSCMNGLLLQKEDISCDDEKAWQVVTDRKPSETEWEKLRFAWKIVNHLKSNAIAICRDDRTIGLGMGQPSRIDSTEIALWKAKKFGLSVQDCALGSDAFFPFRDTIDTVAEEGISCIIQPGGSVRDEEVIQACNEHGITMVFTSMRHFRH
- the lepA gene encoding elongation factor 4 produces the protein MTRDNIRNFCIIAHIDHGKSTLADRFLELTHTVEKHTVDQILDDMDLERERGITIKAHPVRMKYELNGKKYILNLIDTPGHVDFSYEVSRSIASCEGAILLVDATQGIEAQTLSNLYIGLDYNLEIIPVINKIDLPAANVERRKHELANLLGIFDEEVLATSAKEGTGVEEILKEVIEKVPPPSSDIPETRALIFDSQYNQYRGVIIHIRMFDGCLKKGDEILLHSTNKKYEIEDIGYFSFQMEHCNKLEFGEVGYIIAGIKGVRDAKVGDTITLSKNPARQALPGFKNPKPMVFSGIYPLDGDDYNSLRDALAKFQLNDTSLVYEPENSAILGFGFRCGFLGMLHLEIFKERINREYDIPIISTTPSVEFKVVLTNGKEVLIDNPSQMPDEATIHYIEEPIMSCEILVPSEYIGNIMQLAQERRGIQKDLEYLDEDRVSIKYEFPLIEILFDFYDKLKSVSRGYASFDYEYKEHRRSDVVKVDILVNGDRVDSMSFITHADKAYLWGKSITEELSNIIPRHLFKIAIQASIGSKIIARSTINALRKNVTAKCYGGDITRKRKLLEKQKKGKKRMKEIGQVSIPQEAFLAVLKADRS
- a CDS encoding phosphopentomutase, with amino-acid sequence MRIFLIVLDGVGVGALPDAASYHDEGSNTLSNLSKKVHGINLPNLQQLGLGNITPIEGVPPEKNCIGNFGKAIEVSAGKDSTTGHWEIMGVVNEYPFPTYPNGFPDEVIDAFIERTGCKGVLGNKAASGTEIINELGEEHLKTHYPIIYTSADSIFQIAAHEDILPLDELYKMCEIARNKILVGKHRVGRIIARPFIGKKNGSFERTGHRKDFSVDPPSETILDILKKEGFSVAGVGKIEDLFNFHGLTKSIHTPHNQEAMDMILSFSNSIENGIIFANLPDFDTMWGHRNNDRDFAKGLETFDRWLPLLYDTLSEKDIVILTADHGCDPTTKSTDHSREYIPIIVYGKGITHSKDLGIRKTFADIGATIADIFQIPNTGKGTSFWNEIK
- a CDS encoding peptidylprolyl isomerase; this encodes MKHVAIVNNYKIYESDYKAELFQLMQEQHAKNANQQLKETAINNLIDACLLMEESNKCDIHVDERSVHFQFQEIQSNYACHEDFIKDLAESHISVDKLLENIGNGLRIKEFLKREFLEASDIEPERIQEYYDTHKEQLQYPERARICHILISNKDPHAFRKLEEVSQKLFQKEDFCELAMMYSECPSAKKNGDLGFVRRGDLVEELENAIFSLDKEQIAGPIATEFGFHFVKLIEKEEPRIPSYNDIKDSLKKQLEKITGELELLQFIRKLRSKATIEIFYDML